In Candidatus Saccharibacteria bacterium oral taxon 488, a single window of DNA contains:
- a CDS encoding LysM peptidoglycan-binding domain-containing protein: MTHETNKVSVDQLAAANAVTDLAETVNLPTAGDLREATATLSIKKELAQGDTEVISKPQIIQPEKSAQRGIKTYVTKQGDTIDSIAKKFNVTAQTVRWANNTTSDAVEAGKTLIIPMVDGVVYTVKDGDTIEKLAEKYKANPERVALYNDLANGAALAKDTRIVLPGGVLPENEQPGYVASRSGRRGYAGRTTGGAVSGISYGYARASVGNRYALGNCTWYVYERRAALGRPIGSFWGNATSWAASARAAGFVVNHTPAPGAIFQTTWGGGGLGHVGMVERVEGGTIYVSDMNYAGYNVVTHRTIPMSEVGRYNFIH; encoded by the coding sequence GTGACACATGAGACAAATAAGGTTTCAGTAGATCAACTGGCGGCTGCTAATGCGGTAACCGATCTGGCTGAGACGGTCAATCTGCCAACTGCCGGTGATTTACGTGAAGCGACGGCAACGCTGTCAATCAAAAAAGAGTTGGCTCAGGGTGATACGGAGGTTATTTCTAAGCCACAGATTATCCAGCCTGAGAAATCAGCTCAGCGCGGCATCAAGACTTATGTTACTAAGCAGGGCGATACAATTGACTCGATTGCTAAGAAGTTTAATGTGACGGCCCAGACGGTGCGCTGGGCGAACAATACGACATCTGATGCGGTTGAAGCTGGCAAAACATTGATTATCCCGATGGTTGACGGCGTGGTCTACACTGTTAAGGACGGCGACACCATCGAAAAATTGGCAGAAAAGTATAAAGCAAATCCTGAACGAGTGGCATTGTATAACGACTTGGCAAATGGGGCGGCGCTAGCCAAAGATACACGAATTGTTCTGCCGGGTGGCGTATTGCCAGAAAATGAGCAGCCAGGTTACGTGGCGTCCCGCTCTGGCCGTCGGGGCTATGCAGGGCGGACAACGGGCGGCGCAGTCAGTGGTATCAGCTATGGTTACGCTCGAGCATCAGTTGGCAACCGATACGCTCTTGGCAACTGTACGTGGTATGTGTACGAGCGGCGGGCAGCACTTGGTCGACCAATTGGTAGCTTCTGGGGCAACGCGACGTCGTGGGCAGCAAGTGCTCGGGCGGCAGGCTTTGTCGTTAATCATACACCAGCACCAGGGGCAATCTTCCAGACAACATGGGGCGGCGGCGGTCTTGGCCACGTCGGTATGGTCGAGCGGGTTGAAGGTGGCACGATCTACGTTAGTGATATGAATTATGCGGGGTATAACGTCGTGACGCATCGAACGATCCCGATGTCTGAAGTTGGTCGGTATAACTTTATTCACTAG